Proteins encoded in a region of the Lemur catta isolate mLemCat1 chromosome 14, mLemCat1.pri, whole genome shotgun sequence genome:
- the INA gene encoding alpha-internexin → MSFGSEHYLCSASSYRKVFGDGSRLSARLSGAGGSGSFRSQSLSRCNVASSAACSSASSLGLGLAYRRSPASEGLDLSQAAARTNEYKIIRTNEKEQLQGLNDRFAVFIEKVHQLETQNRALEAELAALRQRHAEPSRVGELFQRELRDLRAQLEEASSARAQALLERDGLAEEVQRLRARCEEESRGREGAERALKAQQRDVDGATLARLDLEKKVESLLDELAFVRQVHDEEVAELLATLQASSQAAAEVDVAVAKPDLTSALREIRAQYESLAAKNLQSAEEWYKSKFANLNEQAARSTEAIRASREEIHEYRRQLQARTIEIEGLRGANESLERQILELEERHSAEVAGYQDSIGQLENDLRNTKSEMARHLREYQDLLNVKMALDIEIAAYRKLLEGEETRFSTSGLSISGLNPPPNPSYLLPPRILSSATSKVSSTGLSLKKEEEEEEASKVASKKTSQIGESFEEILEETVISTKKTEKSNIEESTISSQKI, encoded by the exons ATGAGCTTCGGCTCGGAGCACTACCTGTGCTCCGCCTCCTCCTACCGCAAGGTGTTCGGGGATGGCTCGCGCCTGTCCGCGCGCCTTTCTGGGGCCGGCGGCTCGGGCAGCTTCCGCTCGCAGTCGCTGTCCCGCTGCAATGTGGCCTCCTCAGCCGCCTGCTCCTCGGCTTCGTCGCTTGGCCTGGGCCTGGCCTACCGCCGGTCCCCGGCGTCCGAAGGACTGGACCTGAGCCAGGCGGCGGCGCGCACCAACGAGTACAAGATCATCCGCACCAACGAGAAGGAGCAGCTGCAGGGCCTCAACGACCGCTTCGCGGTGTTCATCGAGAAGGTGCATCAGCTGGAGACGCAGAACCGCGCGCTCGAGGCCGAGCTGGCCGCGCTGCGGCAGCGCCACGCCGAGCCGTCGCGCGTCGGCGAGCTCTTCCAGCGCGAGCTGCGCGACCTGCGCGCGCAGCTGGAGGAGGCGAGCTCGGCGCGCGCTCAGGCCCTGCTGGAGCGCGACGGCCTGGCCGAGGAGGTGCAGCGGCTGCGGGCGCGCTGCGAGGAGGAGAGCCGCGGGCGCGAAGGCGCCGAGCGCGCCCTGAAGGCGCAGCAGCGCGACGTGGACGGCGCCACGCTGGCCCGCCTGGACCTGGAGAAGAAGGTGGAGTCGCTGCTGGACGAGCTGGCCTTCGTGCGCCAGGTGCACGACGAAGAGGTAGCCGAGCTGCTGGCCACGCTGCAGGCGTCGTCGCAGGCCGCGGCCGAGGTGGACGTGGCTGTGGCTAAACCAGACCTGACTTCGGCGCTGAGGGAGATCCGCGCCCAGTATGAGTCCCTGGCCGCTAAGAACCTGCAGTCCGCCGAGGAGTGGTACAAGTCCAAGTTCGCCAACCTGAACGAGCAGGCGGCGCGCAGCACCGAGGCCATCCGGGCCAGCCGCGAGGAGATCCACGAGTACCGGCGCCAGCTGCAGGCACGCACCATCGAGATTGAGGGCCTGCGCGGGGCCAACGAGTCCTTGGAGAGGCAGATTTTGGAGCTGGAGGAGCGGCACAGCGCTGAGGTGGCTGGCTACCAG GATAGCATTGGGCAGCTGGAGAATGATCTGAGGAACACCAAGAGTGAGATGGCACGCCATCTTCGGGAATACCAGGACCTGCTCAACGTCAAAATGGCTCTTGACATTGAGATAGCAGCTTACAG GAAACTGCTGGAAGGTGAAGAGACACGTTTTAGCACCAGTGGATTAAGCATTTCAGGGCTGAATCCACCTCCCAATCCAAGTTATCTGCTACCACCTAGAATCCTCAGTTCTGCAACCTCCAAAGTATCATCCACTGGGCTGTCActtaagaaagaagaggaggaggaggaggcttctAAGGTAGCCTCTAAGAAAACCTCCCAGATAGGGGAAAGTTTTGAAGAAATATTGGAGGAGACGGTAATATCCACTAAGAAAACCGAGAAATCAAATATAGAAGAAAGCACCATCTCAagccaaaaaatataa